The Hydrogenispora ethanolica nucleotide sequence CCTCCAAGTCCAGATCATCGAGGATCTGATCGCCCAGCATGTGAACGCCATCTGTGTCGTTCCGATTTCGTCGGAGGCACTGGAGCCCGTCCTGAAAAAAGCAATGGATCAAGGAATTGTCGTCATCAGTCACGAAGCCTCCAATATTAAAAATGTCAATTACGATATTGAAGCCTTCGATAACTCCGCCTATGGCGCGCATCTCATGGACCAGCTCGCCAACAGCATGGGCAAAAAAGGCGAATACGCCATCTTCGTAGGAAGTTTGACCGCGAAAACCCATAACGAGTGGGCGGATGCCGCCATTGCCCGGCAGAAAAAGCTGTATCCCCATATGAAGCTGGTCACGGACCGGCTTGAATCGAATGAGGATCAAACGGTTGCCTATAATAAAACCAAGGAATTGCTGAAGAAATACCCGAATTTGAAAGGGATTCAAGGCAGTGCCGCCACGGATCCGGCCGGCGCGGGTCTGGCTGTTGAAGAACTGGGCTTGCAGGGAAAAGTCTCGGTGGTTGGAACCAGTCTGGTCTCCGTCTCCAGCAAATACCTGAAGTCCGGTGCGACGGATGTGATCAGCTTCTGGGATCCGGCCGATGCCGGATATGCCATGAACAAGCTGGCCTTGACGATCCTGGAAGGCAAGAAGATCAAAGCCGGCGCCAATTTGGGCATTCCCGGGTACAACCAGGTCAAGATCAAAGGAAAAGTGATTTACGGCCAAGCCTGGATCGACGTTACCAAAGAGAACATGAGCAAGTATAATTTTTAAAGTCATGCCAAAAAAGGACAGTTGGGTAAAACACTTATCCAACTGTCCTTTTTTAAAAGCCATGTGATAAAGTCTCTCGAAACGGAAATCAGCCTTTCAGTGGATTAAAAAACGGCTTTATCACTTGCTTTTCTGAGCTTTTGTGTTCACCCTGGCCCTTCGGACAGGGTTTATCACAACGCTTTTAAAAGCCATGTGATAAAGTCTTTCGAAACGGAAGTTAGCTTGCAAAAAGATTTAAACGACTTTATCACTTGCTTTTCTGAGCTTTTGTGTTCACCCTGACCTTCGGGCAGGGTTTATCACAACGCTTTTAAAAGGGTGTCTAATCCAAATCGCGGAGAAAGGATAGACAAGGATATGGGTGAGCCATTCTTAACGTTAACCAATATCAGCAAATCGTTTTCCGGTGCGAAAGCGCTGGACGGAGTCGATTTCACTATCGGCCGGGGCGAAATCTGTTGCCTGGCCGGCGAAAACGGTTCGGGGAAATCGACCCTGATCAAGATTATCGCGGGAGTGTTGGCGCCGGATCAAGGAGAAATCAGCATTGACGGCAAACTTTGCAAGCAACTGCGCCCCATCGATGCCATCCGGGAAGGGATCCAAATTATTTATCAGGATTTTTCGTTATTTCCCAATTTGACGGTGGCGGAAAACATCGCCATGAATCACCAACTGGTTCAAAAAAGGCGAACCGTTCATTGGCGGGAGGTTCGCCAGATCGCCCAGGCGGCGCTGGAGCAGATTAACATCCGCATCGATTTGGATGCCAGAATCGAGGAGCTATCCGTCGCCAATAAACAATTGGTGGCTATCTCCCGGGCACTGCTCCAAAACGCCAAACTGATCATCATGGATGAGCCGACCACCACCTTGACCCAGAAAGAAGTGGATTCTCTCTTTGCCATCATCAAAAAACTGCAAGCAAAAGGGATTGCGATCCTGTTTGTAAGCCATAAACTTAATGAAGTGTTCGAGATCTCCGAGAAGATCATGATCATTCGGAACGGCCGTCATGTCGTGGACGGTCCGACCCGGGATTTTGACCGCTCAAAATTTGTATATTACATGACGGGGCGGGAGATTCCCGACAGCAGTTTCCAGTATCAGCCGGCGGCCGATTCCGGCAGTCTGTTGCGGGTGGCCGGGTTATCGCGTCAAGGAGCGTTTCGGGATATCTCGTTCGAGCTTTTGCCCGGCGAGATCCTGGGCATCACCGGCCTTTTGGGCTCGGGCCGGACCGAACTGGCGCTGGCGCTGTTCGGCCTGCGGCCCGCGGATAGCGGGGAGATTTGGATCGACGAACAGCCGGTCCGGATTCAAAGCGTCCAGGATGCGGTTCGCCACAAAATCGCTTATGTTCCGGAGGACCGTCTGACCGAAGGACTGTTTTTGCCACAGCCGATTCAGAAAAATATCGTTGCCAGCATCTTGGATCGCCTGTTGAATGCGGCGCGGCTGCTCGATGTTCCCCAAAGGGAGGCTACGGTGGCGGGGTGGATTCAAG carries:
- a CDS encoding autoinducer 2 ABC transporter substrate-binding protein; the protein is MKKYISILFVLGLLALLLGPANLQTQSSAAKKYTIATVVKLSGVQWFNRMEEGVKKFGKDTGNETFQQGPPKADAALQVQIIEDLIAQHVNAICVVPISSEALEPVLKKAMDQGIVVISHEASNIKNVNYDIEAFDNSAYGAHLMDQLANSMGKKGEYAIFVGSLTAKTHNEWADAAIARQKKLYPHMKLVTDRLESNEDQTVAYNKTKELLKKYPNLKGIQGSAATDPAGAGLAVEELGLQGKVSVVGTSLVSVSSKYLKSGATDVISFWDPADAGYAMNKLALTILEGKKIKAGANLGIPGYNQVKIKGKVIYGQAWIDVTKENMSKYNF
- a CDS encoding sugar ABC transporter ATP-binding protein, which produces MGEPFLTLTNISKSFSGAKALDGVDFTIGRGEICCLAGENGSGKSTLIKIIAGVLAPDQGEISIDGKLCKQLRPIDAIREGIQIIYQDFSLFPNLTVAENIAMNHQLVQKRRTVHWREVRQIAQAALEQINIRIDLDARIEELSVANKQLVAISRALLQNAKLIIMDEPTTTLTQKEVDSLFAIIKKLQAKGIAILFVSHKLNEVFEISEKIMIIRNGRHVVDGPTRDFDRSKFVYYMTGREIPDSSFQYQPAADSGSLLRVAGLSRQGAFRDISFELLPGEILGITGLLGSGRTELALALFGLRPADSGEIWIDEQPVRIQSVQDAVRHKIAYVPEDRLTEGLFLPQPIQKNIVASILDRLLNAARLLDVPQREATVAGWIQELSIATPSADLPVQSLSGGNQQRVVIAKWLATAPRILILNGPTVGVDIGSKKDIHEIIIRLSRQGMGVIIISDDIPELLQTCNRILLMKKGCVAAEFSSDGVTEHELTAKLTCA